From the genome of Psychrilyobacter atlanticus DSM 19335, one region includes:
- a CDS encoding BMP family lipoprotein: MKKIFILLTVVFAMLLTACGGKTEETKEVKAETPLNVGIVLSTGGLGDKSFNDSAYRGLTMAEEELGIKFKYVEPASPSEDMQFLREFAENNYDLVVGVGFLMKDSVETVAKEHPNVKFAIIDEVIDAPNVTSLVFAEDEGSFLVGALAAMMTKTDTVGFVGGMEVPLIQKFESGYVQGAKYINPDIKVTTLYTSGPNPFNDPVRGKENAIAEYNQGADVIFHAAGGTGTGVIEGAKAMGIYAIGVDSDQDYVAPGTVLTSMIKNVDQAVFATVKDVKEGTFKTGVNRFGVANNGVGISKLEYTKDIIGEKNIQKLEEIKQGIIDGSIKLK; the protein is encoded by the coding sequence ATGAAAAAAATATTTATATTACTCACAGTGGTTTTTGCTATGCTTTTAACTGCATGTGGAGGGAAAACAGAGGAAACAAAAGAAGTTAAGGCTGAAACACCTCTTAATGTTGGAATCGTTTTATCTACAGGTGGATTAGGAGACAAGTCATTCAATGACTCGGCTTACAGAGGACTTACTATGGCAGAGGAAGAATTAGGGATTAAATTTAAATATGTAGAACCAGCTTCTCCATCGGAAGATATGCAATTTTTAAGAGAATTTGCTGAAAATAACTACGATTTAGTAGTAGGTGTAGGATTCTTAATGAAAGATTCAGTAGAAACGGTAGCAAAAGAACATCCAAATGTTAAGTTTGCTATTATAGACGAAGTAATTGACGCACCTAATGTAACTTCATTAGTATTTGCAGAAGATGAAGGATCATTCTTAGTAGGAGCTTTAGCAGCTATGATGACAAAGACAGATACAGTTGGATTTGTTGGTGGAATGGAAGTACCTTTAATTCAAAAATTTGAAAGTGGATATGTTCAAGGGGCAAAATATATAAATCCTGATATCAAAGTAACTACTTTATATACATCTGGACCAAATCCTTTTAACGATCCAGTTAGAGGAAAAGAAAATGCAATTGCAGAATATAACCAAGGTGCAGACGTAATTTTCCATGCAGCTGGTGGAACAGGAACTGGAGTAATTGAAGGAGCTAAAGCAATGGGAATCTATGCAATCGGTGTAGACTCAGATCAAGACTACGTAGCACCAGGAACAGTACTTACTTCTATGATTAAAAATGTAGACCAAGCAGTTTTTGCAACAGTAAAAGATGTTAAAGAAGGAACTTTTAAAACTGGAGTAAATAGATTTGGTGTAGCTAACAATGGTGTAGGAATATCTAAACTTGAGTATACTAAAGATATTATCGGTGAGAAAAATATACAAAAATTAGAAGAAATTAAGCAAGGTATAATTGATGGTTCAATCAAATTAAAATAA
- a CDS encoding BMP family lipoprotein, with translation MKKIFILLTVVFTILLTACGGKTEETKDVKAEKSLNVGIVLSTGGLGDKSFNDSAYRGLTMAEEKLGIKFKYVEPASPAEDTQFLREFAENNYDLVVGVGFLMTDSLEAVAKEFPNVKFAMIEGVIEAPNVTSLLFAEDEGSFLVGALAAMMTKTDTIGFVGGMEVPIVKNFQRGYVQGAKYINPDIKIQTLYTTGPNPFNDPVRGKENAIAEYNQGADVIFHAAGGTGTGVIEGAKAMGIYAIGVDSDQDYVAPGTVLTSMTKNVDQAVFATIKDVKEGIFKAGVNRFGIANNGVGTSKFEYTRDVIGEEKIQKLEEIKQGIIDGSIKLK, from the coding sequence ATGAAAAAAATATTTATATTACTTACGGTAGTTTTTACTATACTTTTAACTGCATGTGGAGGGAAAACAGAGGAAACAAAAGACGTTAAGGCAGAAAAATCTCTTAATGTTGGAATCGTTTTATCTACAGGTGGATTAGGAGATAAGTCATTCAATGATTCAGCTTACAGAGGACTTACTATGGCAGAGGAAAAATTAGGGATTAAATTTAAATATGTCGAGCCAGCTTCTCCAGCGGAAGATACACAGTTCTTAAGAGAGTTTGCTGAAAACAACTATGATTTAGTAGTAGGTGTAGGATTCTTAATGACAGATTCACTAGAAGCAGTAGCAAAAGAATTTCCAAATGTTAAATTTGCTATGATAGAAGGAGTTATAGAAGCACCTAATGTAACTTCATTATTATTTGCAGAGGATGAAGGATCATTCTTAGTAGGAGCTTTAGCAGCTATGATGACAAAGACGGATACAATTGGGTTTGTTGGTGGAATGGAAGTACCTATAGTTAAAAATTTTCAAAGAGGATATGTGCAAGGGGCGAAATATATTAACCCTGATATTAAAATACAAACGTTATATACTACTGGACCAAATCCTTTTAACGATCCAGTTAGAGGAAAAGAAAATGCAATTGCAGAATATAATCAAGGTGCAGACGTAATTTTCCATGCAGCTGGTGGAACAGGAACTGGAGTAATCGAAGGAGCCAAGGCAATGGGGATCTATGCAATTGGTGTAGATTCAGATCAAGACTATGTAGCTCCGGGAACAGTACTTACTTCTATGACAAAAAATGTAGACCAGGCAGTTTTTGCAACAATAAAAGATGTTAAAGAAGGCATTTTTAAAGCTGGAGTAAATAGATTTGGTATAGCTAATAACGGTGTAGGAACATCTAAATTTGAGTATACTAGAGATGTTATCGGTGAAGAAAAAATACAAAAATTAGAAGAGATTAAGCAAGGTATAATTGATGGTTCAATAAAATTAAAATAA
- the hemW gene encoding radical SAM family heme chaperone HemW, whose amino-acid sequence MCDAIYIHIPFCVKKCGYCDFLSFSCEEKSKADRSEYVEKLIEEIRLYPSLKYDTVYFGGGTPSLLEVEEIEKILGELSINRGAEITLEVNPQTVDMQKLEGFKKIGINRLSIGIQSFNDEKLKVLGRIHSKEIALKTYNEARKVGFENLSIDLIFATPNQTIEELEEDLDIVERISPEHISIYSLIWEEGTKFMDLLDSGKLNPLDNSLEAKMYELIIDRLKKIGYLHYEISNFAKKGYEGRHNSKYWKNVEYIGAGLGASGYYKGIRYKNEIELSDYYKKIDNTEKPLMEEEEVSEKDRIENYYILGLRLLNEGIEAEDNLYFEKIKGLCRKGYLKNEEGRYKLTPKGLMFANDVFVEIME is encoded by the coding sequence ATGTGTGATGCTATATACATTCATATTCCATTTTGTGTAAAAAAATGCGGGTATTGTGATTTTCTTTCATTTTCATGTGAGGAAAAAAGTAAGGCAGATAGGAGTGAATATGTAGAAAAATTGATAGAGGAGATAAGATTATATCCGAGCTTAAAATATGATACAGTTTATTTTGGAGGGGGAACACCATCTCTATTAGAAGTAGAAGAGATCGAAAAGATCTTAGGTGAACTATCTATAAATAGAGGGGCTGAGATCACTCTAGAAGTAAATCCACAAACAGTGGATATGCAAAAATTAGAAGGGTTCAAGAAAATAGGAATCAATAGGCTGAGTATCGGGATACAAAGTTTTAATGATGAAAAATTAAAAGTTTTAGGACGAATTCATAGTAAGGAGATAGCTTTAAAAACCTATAACGAGGCTAGAAAAGTAGGGTTTGAAAATCTTAGTATCGATCTCATCTTTGCTACACCTAATCAGACTATTGAGGAATTGGAAGAAGACTTAGATATAGTTGAAAGAATATCTCCAGAGCATATATCTATATATTCCTTAATTTGGGAGGAAGGGACAAAGTTTATGGATCTTTTGGACAGCGGAAAATTGAATCCTCTGGACAACTCCTTGGAAGCCAAGATGTATGAATTAATAATAGACAGGCTTAAAAAAATAGGATATCTTCATTATGAGATATCTAATTTTGCAAAAAAAGGATATGAGGGAAGACACAACAGTAAATATTGGAAAAATGTAGAATATATAGGAGCTGGACTGGGAGCTTCTGGATATTATAAAGGAATTAGATATAAAAATGAGATAGAACTGTCTGATTATTATAAAAAGATAGATAACACTGAAAAACCTTTAATGGAAGAAGAAGAGGTCAGTGAGAAAGATAGGATAGAAAATTATTATATTTTAGGACTCCGTCTCCTAAATGAAGGTATAGAGGCAGAAGATAATCTTTACTTTGAAAAAATAAAGGGACTGTGTAGAAAAGGATACTTAAAAAATGAGGAAGGCAGATATAAACTGACACCTAAAGGGCTTATGTTTGCAAATGATGTCTTTGTAGAGATCATGGAATAG
- a CDS encoding YggS family pyridoxal phosphate-dependent enzyme — MGIKEKILELKNQIEKYSPNPAKVTLLPTTKYVDACGVLEVVKAGCTVVGENRVQALEEKRNILEDLEAGDIKWHFIGNLQKNKVKYIAPYIEMIHSVNKISLAKEIDKRAKQNNRRIKVLLEVNISKEESKEGYSIERLYEELPDLLKFENIEICGLMTMAPFTEEEKVVRKVFSDLKKLKEELNETHFNGSLIELSMGMTNDYKIALSEGATILRVGSKIFK; from the coding sequence ATGGGAATAAAAGAAAAAATTTTGGAATTGAAAAATCAGATAGAAAAATACTCACCTAATCCAGCGAAGGTAACATTACTGCCTACTACAAAATATGTAGATGCTTGTGGTGTTTTAGAGGTAGTGAAGGCAGGCTGTACAGTTGTAGGAGAAAATAGGGTACAGGCTTTGGAAGAAAAAAGAAATATTTTAGAAGATTTAGAAGCTGGAGATATAAAGTGGCATTTTATTGGTAATTTACAAAAAAATAAAGTGAAATATATTGCACCCTATATTGAAATGATCCATTCTGTTAATAAAATCTCACTTGCCAAGGAGATCGATAAGAGAGCTAAACAAAATAATAGAAGGATAAAAGTATTGTTAGAGGTAAATATATCCAAAGAGGAAAGTAAAGAGGGGTATTCAATAGAAAGACTATATGAGGAATTGCCAGATCTTTTAAAATTTGAAAATATAGAAATCTGTGGTCTTATGACTATGGCACCTTTTACTGAAGAAGAAAAAGTGGTAAGGAAGGTTTTTTCAGACCTAAAAAAACTGAAAGAAGAATTAAATGAAACACATTTTAATGGTAGCCTGATAGAGCTTTCTATGGGAATGACAAATGATTATAAGATAGCCCTTTCAGAGGGAGCAACAATACTTAGAGTTGGAAGTAAGATATTCAAGTAG
- a CDS encoding cell division protein SepF, translated as MELFKNFKQVLGFEGAEELNETEDDIMVEMDGEEKEEEELSVPSSPTATPSLKSNVYKNSENISDYQTIFVSPINFEECKKIANYINKEKIVTVNLESLSNESAQRMLDFLSGAMEVKKARFITVSKKVYVSVPDGIKSYVEDENNEIFG; from the coding sequence ATGGAATTATTTAAAAATTTTAAACAGGTATTAGGTTTTGAAGGGGCAGAAGAATTAAATGAAACTGAAGATGATATAATGGTTGAAATGGATGGGGAAGAAAAAGAGGAAGAGGAGTTATCAGTTCCATCTTCGCCTACAGCTACACCGAGTTTAAAGAGTAATGTATATAAAAACAGTGAAAATATAAGTGATTATCAAACTATTTTTGTCAGTCCTATTAACTTTGAAGAGTGTAAAAAAATTGCTAATTATATAAACAAAGAAAAGATTGTAACAGTAAATTTAGAGAGTTTAAGCAATGAATCAGCTCAGAGGATGTTAGATTTTTTAAGCGGAGCCATGGAAGTTAAAAAAGCCAGGTTTATAACTGTGAGTAAAAAGGTATATGTATCTGTGCCAGATGGAATAAAATCCTATGTAGAAGATGAAAATAACGAAATATTTGGATAG
- a CDS encoding MATE family efflux transporter has translation MDLRKDPILKLFLKYLLPSVAGTLSVGILIFIDTLFIGRGMGSLGLAALTTAVPMFTLYSSIGLLLGMGGATVGAIELGRGKKDSLKIAFTNALLLAVGLSVILTIIQQFFLKDIVTGLGATEEIYDMVWSYLNVISLFTCFYLIPNAMNIFIRNDNNPNLAMVGMMICGVTNIVLDYIFIFIFKWGMLGAATATGIAQLTYTLVLATHFISSKNTLGIIKDGFNIKILKRIIKIGFPSFITDAFGGVVIFLLNGILFKTSGSIGVSAYAIILNINWMIYLLYLGISQASQPIISINYGSNLKSRLNEILKIGATTSFCLGILIYIGVVFYRVELVSLFVNENKELTEVATNGFPLFFIAIIFMGFNLFMGTYFQAVEQTKVSISIMFLRGLGVTLIILYPMAKFYGIEGVWLTLPFAEIVTTGLIIWWIKKKMV, from the coding sequence ATGGACTTAAGGAAAGATCCTATACTAAAATTATTTCTAAAATATCTGCTGCCATCGGTGGCAGGGACATTGTCTGTAGGGATATTAATTTTTATAGATACTTTATTTATAGGTCGTGGTATGGGAAGTTTAGGATTGGCAGCTCTGACCACGGCAGTACCTATGTTTACTCTGTATTCATCTATAGGGTTACTGTTAGGTATGGGGGGAGCTACTGTAGGAGCAATAGAGTTAGGTCGTGGAAAAAAAGATAGTTTAAAAATAGCTTTTACCAATGCATTATTACTAGCTGTAGGATTAAGTGTTATATTGACAATAATACAGCAGTTTTTTTTGAAAGATATAGTAACTGGATTAGGGGCTACCGAAGAAATTTATGATATGGTATGGTCATATTTAAATGTGATATCACTGTTTACATGTTTTTATTTGATACCTAATGCCATGAACATATTTATCAGAAATGACAATAACCCAAATTTGGCCATGGTAGGGATGATGATTTGCGGAGTAACGAATATTGTTTTAGATTATATATTCATATTTATATTTAAATGGGGGATGCTAGGTGCAGCTACAGCTACAGGAATAGCTCAACTAACTTATACTCTGGTTTTGGCAACTCACTTTATTAGCTCTAAAAATACATTGGGGATAATAAAGGATGGGTTTAATATTAAAATATTAAAGAGGATAATAAAAATAGGATTTCCGAGTTTTATAACAGATGCATTTGGAGGAGTAGTAATTTTTTTATTGAATGGAATATTATTTAAAACCAGTGGATCTATAGGAGTTTCTGCCTACGCTATCATACTTAATATAAATTGGATGATCTATCTTTTATATTTAGGTATATCTCAAGCATCTCAGCCGATCATAAGTATAAATTATGGGAGTAATTTAAAAAGCCGTTTAAATGAGATATTGAAAATAGGAGCGACAACTTCATTTTGTCTGGGGATATTGATATATATAGGAGTTGTTTTTTATAGGGTAGAATTGGTAAGTTTGTTTGTTAATGAAAATAAGGAACTTACAGAGGTAGCAACAAATGGATTCCCGTTATTTTTTATAGCTATAATTTTTATGGGGTTCAATTTATTTATGGGAACTTATTTCCAGGCTGTGGAGCAGACAAAAGTTTCAATCTCTATAATGTTTTTGAGAGGACTTGGAGTAACTTTAATAATTCTATATCCAATGGCTAAATTCTATGGGATAGAGGGAGTTTGGTTAACTCTGCCATTTGCAGAAATAGTAACTACAGGTTTAATTATTTGGTGGATAAAGAAAAAAATGGTATAA
- a CDS encoding 7-cyano-7-deazaguanine synthase — translation MKALALFSGGLDSSLAIKLVQKQGIEVIALNFVSHFFGGKNEKADNMAKQLGVKLEYVDFSEIHTELVKNPPSGRGKNMNPCIDCHALMFEKAGELLEKYGASFLISGEVLGQRPMSQNFSSLNRVKKLSGVDLGELIVRPLCAKLLPITKPEELGWIDREQLMDINGRSRKAQLELVEEWGIVEYPTPGGGCMLTEPNYSKRLRTLEGDGFLEDKYSFLFHLAKRGRFFRVESGKYLFVGREKDDNFKLSEYKKYGSLYIAGAGTPGPAIVGYGDLTEDQITLAQNLFSRYSQAKGKKKIQIVMNEKIVEVEEADLEKLAEDIKKYLVL, via the coding sequence ATGAAAGCATTGGCACTTTTTTCGGGTGGGTTAGACAGTAGTCTAGCTATTAAGTTAGTACAAAAGCAAGGGATAGAAGTTATAGCACTTAATTTCGTATCTCATTTTTTCGGTGGGAAAAACGAGAAAGCGGATAATATGGCTAAACAATTAGGAGTAAAATTAGAATATGTAGATTTTAGTGAGATTCATACAGAATTGGTTAAAAATCCTCCAAGTGGAAGAGGAAAAAATATGAATCCATGTATCGATTGTCACGCTCTTATGTTTGAAAAAGCAGGAGAATTATTAGAAAAATATGGAGCTAGTTTTTTGATTTCTGGAGAGGTTTTAGGACAGAGACCGATGTCACAAAACTTTAGTTCATTGAATAGAGTTAAAAAATTATCTGGTGTAGATTTAGGAGAGTTAATAGTAAGGCCGCTATGTGCTAAATTATTACCTATTACAAAACCAGAGGAATTAGGATGGATAGATAGAGAACAACTGATGGATATTAACGGAAGAAGTAGAAAAGCTCAACTTGAATTAGTAGAAGAGTGGGGAATTGTAGAATATCCAACTCCTGGTGGAGGATGTATGTTGACAGAACCGAATTATTCTAAAAGGTTAAGAACTTTAGAGGGTGATGGGTTTTTAGAAGATAAATATTCGTTCTTATTTCACTTAGCAAAAAGAGGAAGATTCTTTAGAGTAGAGAGCGGTAAATACTTATTTGTCGGAAGGGAAAAGGATGATAATTTCAAACTTTCTGAATATAAAAAATATGGAAGTCTTTATATTGCAGGAGCAGGAACTCCGGGACCTGCTATCGTAGGATATGGAGATCTGACTGAAGACCAGATTACTTTAGCTCAAAATTTATTTTCAAGATACTCTCAAGCTAAGGGAAAGAAAAAAATTCAAATAGTTATGAATGAAAAGATCGTAGAAGTAGAAGAGGCAGATTTAGAAAAATTAGCTGAAGATATAAAAAAATATTTAGTATTATAA
- the alr gene encoding alanine racemase, whose amino-acid sequence MELNVKRPVWVEVNLDSLGHNMREIKKHIKPGTEVMAVIKADAYGHGALGVIDTLKAENINKFAVAVLSEAIEVRNKDKDIQIILLGYTPDANLEEVIKWDITPTIYSLRQAKVLDELARQHGKKIAVHINVDTGMHRVGLPIKYRTVEVIKEISEMDNLYLEGVYTHFAVADESDKWYTLKQVEEFKYIIEELKKLGVEIPIKHVSNSAAILDLPEFNYDMVRAGLLMYGHYPSEVQEKDKVIDLKQVMSLHSKIYHIRTLEKGESISYGLTYTVNRQSRTGLIPIGYADGYSRGLSNKGRVIIKGKNAVARVAGAICMDKFVVDITGLDVDGGDEVILFGEDEHNRVTPEEIANILGTISYEVLCNVSKRVPRVYKKDKKIVEIKDEVLDKINLNF is encoded by the coding sequence ATGGAATTAAATGTTAAAAGACCTGTTTGGGTAGAGGTTAATTTAGATAGTTTAGGGCACAATATGAGAGAGATAAAAAAACATATAAAACCAGGAACCGAGGTTATGGCAGTAATAAAAGCTGATGCATATGGCCATGGAGCTTTGGGAGTGATAGATACATTAAAAGCAGAGAATATAAATAAATTTGCAGTGGCAGTATTGTCGGAAGCTATAGAGGTAAGGAACAAAGATAAGGATATACAGATTATATTACTGGGATATACTCCAGATGCCAACTTAGAGGAAGTAATTAAATGGGATATCACTCCTACAATATACTCCCTCAGACAAGCTAAAGTATTGGATGAATTAGCCAGACAACACGGGAAAAAAATTGCAGTACATATAAATGTAGATACTGGGATGCATAGGGTAGGATTACCTATAAAATATAGGACTGTAGAAGTAATAAAAGAGATAAGTGAGATGGATAATCTGTATTTAGAGGGAGTATACACCCATTTTGCAGTGGCTGATGAATCAGATAAATGGTATACGTTAAAACAGGTAGAGGAATTTAAGTATATAATAGAGGAATTAAAAAAATTAGGAGTAGAAATACCTATAAAACATGTGTCAAATAGTGCAGCTATATTAGATCTGCCAGAATTTAACTACGATATGGTAAGGGCAGGACTCCTCATGTATGGACATTATCCATCGGAAGTACAGGAGAAAGATAAGGTAATAGATCTGAAACAGGTGATGTCTCTGCACAGTAAGATCTACCATATAAGAACACTGGAAAAAGGAGAATCAATAAGTTATGGACTTACATATACGGTAAACAGACAATCCCGAACAGGACTAATACCTATCGGATATGCAGATGGATACAGCCGTGGACTTAGTAATAAAGGAAGAGTGATCATCAAGGGTAAAAATGCAGTAGCGAGAGTAGCTGGTGCCATCTGTATGGATAAATTTGTGGTAGATATTACAGGTTTAGATGTAGATGGAGGAGATGAAGTTATCTTATTTGGAGAAGATGAGCATAATAGAGTAACTCCAGAGGAGATAGCAAATATATTGGGGACGATAAGTTATGAAGTTTTATGTAATGTAAGTAAAAGAGTTCCTAGAGTGTATAAAAAAGATAAGAAAATTGTAGAGATAAAGGATGAGGTATTAGATAAAATAAACTTAAATTTTTAA
- the ord gene encoding 2,4-diaminopentanoate dehydrogenase: MRNIKVAIWGFGAMGSGMAKALLNKKGIEIVGVCDLHPDRVDREMHEVLGLNKGDRTPVYINGNIDEVLKEKSCDVCLCATDSFVKKAFPRLKLVLEKKINVISTAEEMSYPKAQSPKEALELDRIAKENGVSILGTGINPGLMMDLLVLTLTGAMTDLTHIKSERINSLSPFGHAVMEEQGVGLSKSDFIEQDKAGTLAGHVGFEESVNMMTDAVGWTLDGPLKTSMAPIVTDVPRETQYIKVDAGYVAGCSMLGDGYVDGEKKVEMVHPQQIEPQLGGVETGDYITLTGTPNVNMAITPEIDGGIGTIAMCINMIPQIINSRPGLKTMIDLPIPRCIVGDYRDMIEVELN; encoded by the coding sequence ATGAGAAACATTAAGGTAGCAATATGGGGATTTGGAGCAATGGGAAGTGGGATGGCTAAGGCACTCCTAAATAAAAAAGGGATAGAGATTGTAGGTGTATGTGACCTTCATCCAGACAGGGTAGACAGAGAGATGCATGAAGTTTTAGGTTTAAATAAGGGGGATAGAACTCCGGTTTATATAAATGGAAACATAGATGAGGTATTGAAAGAAAAGTCTTGTGATGTGTGTCTATGTGCCACAGATTCATTTGTAAAAAAAGCATTTCCTAGATTAAAGTTAGTTTTAGAAAAAAAGATAAACGTAATATCTACAGCAGAAGAGATGTCTTATCCAAAGGCACAGAGCCCGAAAGAGGCTTTGGAATTAGATAGAATAGCTAAAGAAAACGGTGTATCCATATTGGGAACAGGAATAAATCCAGGACTTATGATGGACCTATTGGTATTAACATTAACAGGGGCTATGACAGACCTAACACACATAAAATCAGAGAGAATAAATAGTTTATCTCCATTTGGTCATGCAGTTATGGAAGAGCAGGGAGTAGGGCTTAGCAAGAGTGATTTTATAGAGCAGGATAAGGCAGGGACTTTGGCAGGACATGTTGGATTTGAAGAATCTGTAAATATGATGACAGATGCAGTAGGATGGACATTAGATGGGCCGTTAAAGACATCTATGGCTCCTATAGTTACAGACGTTCCTCGTGAAACACAGTATATCAAAGTGGATGCAGGATATGTAGCTGGATGCTCGATGTTAGGAGATGGATATGTAGATGGAGAGAAGAAAGTAGAGATGGTTCATCCGCAACAAATAGAACCACAATTAGGAGGAGTGGAAACAGGTGACTATATCACATTGACTGGAACTCCTAATGTTAATATGGCAATAACTCCTGAGATAGATGGTGGTATAGGAACTATCGCAATGTGTATCAATATGATACCGCAAATTATAAATTCTAGACCTGGATTAAAAACAATGATTGATCTGCCTATCCCTAGATGTATAGTAGGAGATTACAGAGATATGATAGAGGTAGAACTTAATTAG
- the ortA gene encoding 2-amino-4-oxopentanoate thiolase subunit OrtA: MIAKKGDWVMVYNIVLEPKDRAPQIPEDTKKVPLEMWIKGFLLEDTRVGEVAEIETIVGRKVSGKLVEIHPNHEHNYGNHVPEILQIGKTLKELLFCGEGK, from the coding sequence ATGATTGCTAAAAAAGGTGACTGGGTAATGGTCTATAACATAGTATTAGAGCCAAAAGACAGAGCCCCTCAAATACCAGAGGATACTAAAAAAGTTCCATTGGAGATGTGGATAAAGGGATTTTTATTGGAAGATACTAGGGTAGGAGAAGTGGCAGAAATAGAAACAATAGTGGGAAGAAAAGTTAGTGGGAAATTGGTGGAAATCCACCCTAATCATGAACACAACTATGGAAACCATGTACCTGAAATTTTACAGATAGGAAAAACCCTGAAGGAACTACTTTTTTGCGGGGAGGGGAAATAA
- the ortB gene encoding 2-amino-4-oxopentanoate thiolase subunit OrtB: MDRSYNAVMSRKTEIMKKAVGIDYNTFEKEGIEFDYEAMMREAGYSLEEIKKIQGETGVGNTPIYELRNLTDLARKIAPAGKGARIFLKDEASNPSGSFKARRAATAVYHAKKLGYKGVIAATSGNYGAAVASQAAMLGLKCIIVQECYDSNGKGQPEIVEKARKCEAYGAEVVQLTVGPELFYSFLNLLEETGYFNASLYTPFGIAGVETLGSELVEQIVEKTGKQPDVVVCTNAGGGNLTGTARGIIKAGAKGIKVVGASVNLKGLHMASDSDFNKKSFTTGHTGFGIPFTTNPDRSDVPRSAARPLRYMDRYVTITQGEVFYMTESLAQLEGLERGPAGNTSLAAAFSIAQEMDKDQIIVVQETEYTGAGKHIQPQLSFARDNGIDLHFGNPRDEVPGKSIILPEHPKMIKAIDLDMDKIRKSYIKNMVNKKSDSRQFTDEELSYIALETNLTVEEVKGRLK, encoded by the coding sequence ATGGATAGAAGTTATAATGCTGTGATGTCTAGAAAGACAGAGATAATGAAAAAAGCTGTAGGAATAGACTATAATACCTTTGAGAAGGAAGGTATAGAATTTGACTATGAAGCGATGATGAGAGAAGCTGGATATTCATTGGAAGAGATAAAAAAAATACAAGGTGAAACTGGAGTAGGAAATACTCCTATATATGAACTTAGAAATTTAACTGATTTAGCCAGAAAAATAGCTCCAGCTGGAAAAGGAGCCAGAATTTTCTTAAAAGATGAGGCATCTAATCCCTCTGGAAGTTTTAAGGCTAGACGTGCTGCTACAGCAGTATATCATGCCAAAAAGCTGGGATATAAAGGAGTTATTGCTGCAACTTCTGGAAACTATGGAGCGGCAGTAGCATCTCAGGCAGCGATGTTGGGATTAAAATGTATAATAGTACAAGAGTGCTATGACAGTAATGGAAAAGGCCAGCCTGAAATTGTAGAAAAAGCCAGAAAGTGTGAGGCATATGGAGCTGAGGTAGTTCAATTGACTGTAGGGCCTGAACTATTTTATTCATTCTTAAATTTGTTGGAAGAAACAGGATACTTTAATGCTTCCCTTTATACACCTTTTGGTATTGCAGGGGTTGAGACTTTAGGTTCAGAGTTAGTGGAGCAGATAGTTGAAAAAACCGGTAAACAACCTGATGTAGTGGTATGTACCAATGCAGGAGGAGGGAACCTTACAGGAACTGCTCGTGGGATTATAAAAGCAGGGGCAAAAGGTATAAAAGTAGTAGGAGCAAGTGTAAATTTAAAGGGACTGCACATGGCATCGGACAGTGATTTTAATAAGAAATCATTTACAACTGGACATACTGGATTTGGAATACCATTTACAACTAATCCAGACAGATCAGATGTTCCTAGGTCGGCAGCGAGACCCCTTAGATATATGGATCGATATGTAACGATAACTCAGGGAGAAGTATTTTATATGACAGAATCTCTGGCTCAGTTAGAGGGACTAGAAAGAGGTCCAGCAGGAAATACATCTCTGGCAGCAGCTTTTTCCATAGCCCAAGAGATGGATAAAGATCAGATAATAGTAGTACAGGAAACAGAATATACAGGTGCTGGGAAGCATATTCAACCACAGTTATCCTTTGCAAGGGATAATGGAATAGATCTACATTTTGGTAACCCAAGAGATGAAGTTCCTGGGAAGAGTATAATATTACCGGAACACCCAAAAATGATAAAAGCTATTGATTTAGATATGGATAAGATAAGAAAATCGTATATAAAAAATATGGTTAACAAAAAATCTGACAGCAGACAATTTACTGATGAAGAACTGAGCTATATTGCCCTTGAGACAAACTTAACAGTAGAAGAAGTAAAAGGAAGATTAAAATAA